CTTCGTAAATGCCTTGGAGAACCTGGGTGCTTGTTTCCTAAACCGAATCCAGAAACCTCGCGACGGAGCAACCCTCATACGCGCTTATCGTATAATGGAAAGTGGCTGAGGAAAGTAAGCATGCTGCCGAGGCTGGGTTAACCGTTACCTTAATGGTTTGCTCCCTTGGGAACGGACTTCATTATACTGGAACCCGCGCCCTAATGCAAGGAGGATCGCCATGCCGCAACGTACGCTAGGCATCGTATTGGCCAGCGCCGGCCTCGTGTACCTCACCCTGCTCAACCCCTGGACGCCCGGCTGGCCCTGGGGTCTCGCCGGAGGGTTGGGCTTCCTCGTCCTGTACCGGCGGAGCAAGGTGCGGGACGCCCTGCTCGCCGGAGCGCTCTTTTTCGGCTGGGGCGTGGGCGCGGCGTTCGCGGACTGGCTGGACTACCAGGCCCTCAAACTCCTGGGGCTTGGCCTGGGGTTCGGGTTGTACGGCTGGCTCGAGAACGCCGCGTGGGGCCTGTGGACCGCGGCGGGCCTCGCGGGGATCGGGGCGCTGGTCTTCCTTTGGGAGATCGGCACCGCGGTCTGGCTCGCCCTGGCGCTTGTGGGGGCGGGCGCGTGGTTCGTCCTCAAGGGGGAGGCCGCCCCACCGACGCTGCCTCCGGCCCGGGAGGCCCTCTACAAGCACCTGTACGCCTGGCGGGTCGCGCAGGCCCGGCGGGAGGAGCGCAGCAGCGCGGAGGTGCTGCCGAACCGGCTCGTGGCTCGCATCGTACAAGAGAACCCGCAGGACCCGGAGGCCCTGCGAGAGATTTTAGGCGAGGAGCGCGCCGCGTACACGGAGGCGATCTGGGAGCTGCTCAAGGCACGGGACAGCTCCCCAACAGGCTGAGGGTGTACTGCCCGCTCCCGGGCTCGTCGAACCCCGCGCGGGCCCCGGGCCCCTCCACCGTGCTGCCGCTCGAGCGGTCCCGCACCAGTACGAACGTCCCGGCCTGGACAGGCACGCAGTTGTTCTTCTGGGGTTCCAGCACCGCGAGGGGCGGCTCCCCGGTGTCCGTGCTGGCGAAGACGAAAGCCACCAGGTCGATGGGCCCGCTGTAGTCGAGGTGCAAGAAGCGGCCGGAGGGCAGGTTCGGGTCGATCGTGTAGGTGTCGAACTCCCCCAGGAACTCGATGGCCCCGGTGACGGGCACCCCGTCGCGGAGGGTTCCGCCGTCGCTCCTGTCGCTCCTAGGGGTGAAGCTCGCCACGCTCACCTCCACCCGCTCGGCGAGCGTGCCCCGGTTGGCGACGCGCACGAAGAACACGTCCCCCGCCTGGACCTTCAGGTTAATCCGGTAGGCGTCGATGGGCGTCGGGGTGATCCCCAGCAGCGTCACCTGCGGAATCCCAAACCAGTAACGGCTCACGGCCTTCGCCAACGGTACGAAGTCCCGGTTGAACACGGTCAGCTCGAGCTGGCTGGCCTGCGGCACGGCCTCTGGCACCGCCTGCACCCGGATCGTTCCGGTTTGCTCCACGTCGATCCGGTACTGCCGCATCTCCCCCGGCGGCAGGTTATCGATGGTGATTGCGGCGCCGTCCACGCTCAAGACCCCGTCGATCGGCGGGCTGAGCTGCACCGTGCACGCGGCGAGCAGCAACGCCAACGCCCCCAAGATCCACCCACGCACCACCGCACCTCCCTTCCCAAACAGTCTACGCCCTCAGGCCGGGACGCGCGCCCCGAATTAACAAACGCTTAAGCGCCCCCACCTCCCGGCGGGGTCACTCGAGGGTCACCACGTAATCGTACAGGTCCGGCCCGCCCGCGTGCAGCTCGA
This region of Marinithermus hydrothermalis DSM 14884 genomic DNA includes:
- a CDS encoding HRDC domain-containing protein, translating into MPQRTLGIVLASAGLVYLTLLNPWTPGWPWGLAGGLGFLVLYRRSKVRDALLAGALFFGWGVGAAFADWLDYQALKLLGLGLGFGLYGWLENAAWGLWTAAGLAGIGALVFLWEIGTAVWLALALVGAGAWFVLKGEAAPPTLPPAREALYKHLYAWRVAQARREERSSAEVLPNRLVARIVQENPQDPEALREILGEERAAYTEAIWELLKARDSSPTG